The segment AAGGGTTACACCTTAGCATAAAAATAGTATGCATGCCGCAAGACCAAAAACTATTGCATGCAAAGATAGTGCATTTAATCAAAGCAAGGACCATTTAGAAAACTAGGACTAATCCTCTAGTGAGTAGAGTGACTAGGTCCACCATACTCTATCCTTCAACTAATGATAAAGATGCACCTTTCTTCCCCCAAACATTTTCTTTTTCCACCAATACTCAATAAAAACCAAGCCCATTATTTTTCATCTAAGACCACATGATACTTCTCCAATAGTTCATTGTGGTATGGGTCCATGTAAGTAATCCATGTAATCATCCTCCAACCAATGAGTTTGAGACAAATCATATCAATTGTCCACTAAAGTTGCCTACTCAAATTTTGGACCCACAAGTGAATTCCTAAACATAACAAGTATATATTTGACAACTCACATTGATTGAATAAATAAATAGCTAGGGACAAAACAATATAAGACAAAGTTGCACACTAATACCTTTAACTAATTCATCTAAGCTAGTACAAATGAAACACATAGCTCCACATCTATGGTGAAAAAAACTCTTTAAATATCCACTAAATAAGtatcacaaacccaccacaactaAGTGATTGGACTACTTAGCAAATTATCATTAATTCTTCATTATGTGTCCCTACTTGGACACCCACATGTTTTCCTTCTAACCAATAACACAAGGAAAAACAAACCATATATCTCATTCAACTATTCGTTGGCTTTATCAACCAGCCACTTCATTTATTAAGTAGCAATTAGATCCAATGATGTGCACTGATCAATGCATGATCAATAATTAGGGGTAATACAGTAAGAATTGAATAGTATGTTGCTAAAATATTGTAGGGGTAAAACATCATCAAAGATCGACAGTTCCTAGGCTATTATCATGTCAACTTGCACTACTTAGTCTAAAACTCACAAGCACTTAACAAGACCAATCAACAACCACCGCTTATCCCATATTCGAAAGAAAAAACCCATATTGGATGTCAATTAATCAACAAATACAATTTTTCTAACCCAACACAAAGAAATACATGTAACTTAACTTCCCACAAACTATACTATCTTCCAATAATTAATCATATATTGACACATATGCACTTGACTCAGCCACTTGAATTACATGTTGTATACTAACCATTATTACTCAAATAGGAGAAGACACATCAAAATCCTTGAAACCCCAAGTCAACATCTAATTACATGCATCGATGATTGAAGAAGATCAATAGTCATCACAACTTGAGGAGCTTGTCAAATATTGTCAATCTCTTTGATAATGGATGCTATCCAATGAAATTGAATTGATGCTCCTTGCTCATCAATAATAATAACATATTTTACCCACTTGCCttacaaatttaaaaattaaaaattgggtCAACGACTTGGAATTATTCTCCCATAGTTGCAAACTCTGAAATCAACATGAAAACCGAAGGAAGAGTAAACACACAAGGGCAAGAAGATCAACCATAAGCTACTTTGAATCATCCTTGGAAAAATTTATACAAGACAATAAACAAAGGCCAAGATTATATGGCAAGAAATAGAATTATCATAGATATAGTCCCAAATGATTAGCAAAGAAACATCTAAAACCATAATTTGAATTTCTACAATCAAGTATCAGTACCCTAGTGTCTAGGAAAAATTTGAATCATGTTGGTGCAAGCATTGTTCTTTGAGGTGAACAAGGTTACTTTGTTCACAATGGATCCTTTGTCAAACAAATAATGAAGCTTAATGGCTAGGATTTCCTTGGCCTCTTTTATTCATTTAAAAATATTATGGCTAAATGAGGCTCTCTTAGTTTTATTAATAGTTTCCATAAATAAAAATGTCCTagttagaaataaatatttttggttgagacATAAAAGCATTTTTGTTCTTTTGATGAAGTTGTTTTTTGCATTGCTATAGGGAGGTGAACTTAGCAACAAATATTTTAGCCAACTTGGGAATAGATCGAGAAGCTTTGATGGTGTTTTATGTTCAACTCAAATCTTGGTCACATTTAACAGAACATTTAGCCACCTCAAGATATCTCTTCTTTCTTGCTTTAGTTACATAATGGCTTTCTATTTTTAGTTGGTGTTTACATTCCCTAAAGAAAGACCATGCTTCTTGAATCACATGAAAGATGAAATTCACTCAAAAGAAACAAGGAATTGAAGAGTAGATTCTTAGGTTCGCAAAATCCTTTTATGTATTCCTCTTTCAATATCATTGAAGCCAAAAATAGTGAATCAATAAGAAATATAGCATTAATCATTTTATGGAAAATAATAGAGCATTATGTAGATAATGAATTGGTTGATTCACTTTAATCAAGTATCATTTAATTCAATgtaactgttggtattatggatatgttgcattggttttgtcattgatgtcaacatttatcaAGACTTATCCTTCTGGAGCTCTTTggctatgttcaccggcaagttcactgacatgcacagtcactggtatttggttcaccggcaggttatattgttcaccggcactgaggatgacttgttatcatctggagatcccttggttatgttgaagacatggtttggacaattggttttggtgatttggttattggtctaatcgggttgacatatttgttgttaccggcaaattggtctaggttatggatcagcatgagttatctattccagatcaacacggcacgttatggagatggtttaattaaTCGGTATTGTTGTTGAGCTGAGATGATGCATCACATCtcgacttacttgtaattgattttattgtaatattcttagtaagttgacctacacatttggtcttaggttttggtatatatgtaagatctcatttgtgagattataatatgatatgtaatatggtatggtaaggttgtgatattcggtatatgcgaatataagcaaagctactcacgcagacatcatttgaagattcaaggaaggtttgaaggagataatcggagcttaaccggtactgaatccagcattggagacgCTACTTTaagcagtatattatcattggatttaatcatccaattgtagtcagtgtgactcctttcttgtgattgagcagtgagctctacgcaactggcctttctgcatgtgcagaccccatttgtacacacatactatctgcagtagtatcatctgattgtgggtaaggtttaccaccgtggtttttccccttacagggtttccacgtacaaatctttatgttatgtgttgtggatgttgtttctctttctgtttcatgcattaagcttcaccagtattaatattaactgttaatctgttatccggcattaagtttggtttaccggtattaagtatcaagtttgattaagttatatttgggttgaaataaatagacgactaattcacccccccctcagttgccttcgggtcctaacagtAACTAGGAATTCATAATATAACAATATAATTCAAAAAGCCTCGTGTAGTGCAATAGGACAAACCACACCAAGTGATGAATGATTAGATATGTGCCAAAGGCTATCACTTAATATTTTAGGGGACTTCACTCAAGGTTTAAAGTTATTGAAGATAATAGACCTAATAAAGAGCAAAAAAaccttaataatatttttttaatatattaaagaaAGTTAATCTTGAAATGGAAGTACAATGTCTTTCACTTTATTATATTTAATGCCACAAATTGTGTGGGTGTTGTAATGCTAATTATCTAGAGAAGCATCCAAAAACATATTCAAGCCCTTTTACCactcattttttttatttgttgcTTCAAGACTTGGCCGCATTGGTGAATGAAGCAATTCCCAATAATAAGAGCAATTACAATTTTTGCATAGAGTTCCATTACAATTAACGGGTGGCTTCGTGACTTTCTATGGGCACAAGCTTCTCAAGTAATCCAATCTTACGGTTCTTCATTATCTGCCTATGGCCTTTTATTCTTAGGTGCTCATTTCGTTTGGGCCTTTAGTTTAATGTTCCTATTTAGTGGCCGTGGATATTGGCAAGAACTTACTGAATCTATTGTTTGGGCTCATAATAAATTAAAAGTTGCTCCTGCTATCCAGCCGAGAGCCTTGAGTATTGTCCAAGGACGTGCTGTAGGAGTAGCTCATTACCTTCTAGGTGGAATCGTCACAACATGGGCGTTCTTCCTAGCAAGAATTATTGCAGTAGGATAATGACTAGGAGGATTTGAAAAGCATTATGGCATCAAGATTTCCAAAGTTCAACCAAGGCTTGGCCCAGGACCCAACTACTCGTCATATTTGGTTTGGTATTGCTATTGCACATGACTTTGAGAGTCATGATGATATTGCCGAAGAGCGTCTTTATCAAAAGATTTTTGCTTCTCACTTTGGTCAGTTAGCTATAATCTTTTTGTGGACCTCTGGTAATTTGTTCCACGTAGCTTGGCAAGGCAATTTCGAAGCATGGGTCCGCGACCCCTTACATGTAAGACCTATTGCTCATGCAATTTGGGATCCTCATTTTGGTCAACCGGCCGTAGAAGCCTTTACCCGAGGAGGTGCCCCCGGTCCGGTCAATATTGCTTATTCCGGTGTTTATCAGTGGTGGTATACAATTGGCTTACGCACTAATGAAGATCTTTACACTGGAGCTCTTTTCTTGCTATTTCTTTCTGCTCTCTTTTTAACAGCGGGTTGGTTGCATCTACAACCTCAATGGAAACCAAGTGTTTCATGGTTTAAAAATGCCGAATCTCGTCTCAATCATCATTTGTCAGGGCTTTTCGGAGTCAATTCTTTGGCTTGGATGGGGCATTTAGTTCATGTCACTATTCCTGAATCAAGAGAACACATAAGATGGGATAATTTTTTAGATGTATTACCGCATCCCGAAGGGTTGGAACCACTTTTTACAGGTCAGTGGAATCTTTATGCTCAAAATCCTGATTCCAGTAGTCATTTATTTGGTACTACTAAAGGGGCGAGAACTGCTATTCTAACTCTTCTCGGGGGATTTCacccacaaacacaaagtttgtggCTAATTGATATCGCGCATCATCATTTAGCTATTGCATTTGTGTTTTTCATTGCTAGCCATATGTATAGAACCAACTTTGGGATTGGACACAGTATAAAAGATATTTTAGAAGTACATGTTCCTCCGAAAGGCTTATTAGGACGCGGGCATAAGGCTCTTTACAACACAATCAATAATTCTCTTCACTTTCAATTAGGTCTTGCTCTAGCTTCTTTGGGAGTTGTTACTTCCTTGGTAGCTCAACACATGTATTCTTTACCTGTAATATCTATAAGCAGCATTCATGTAATGAGGAGTTGATGCCTTATTAAGGAAGATTCGCTTCACATTGAAATAATGGTTGAAGAAAAACAACTTTCAGTTCTATTATTTGTTCTCCTAGTTGAGAAAATTTGGTGCTTTTTAAAGGTGCTAAAACATATTCAAACCCTTTTACCACTCACCTTTTtcatttgttgcttcatgacttgGCCCTATTGGTGAATGAAGCAATTCCCAATAAATTACAATTTTTATAATCGACCACCACCTTGCATTTAATATCTATAAGCAACATTCATGTAGTGAGTTGTTGAGGCCTTATTAAGTCAAATTCCCTTCACATTGAAATAATGGTTGAAGAAAAACAACTTTAAGTTCTAATATTTGTTCTCCTAATTGAGAAAATTTGGTACTTATTAAAGGTAAAAATAAAGAACATATAGtagattattttaaataaaaaatttcaaaaatgttcaATAAAGGTTTTTAAGATATTGATGACTAATTGTTCAAGAGTTTGACATGGTGACGACTACTATTGTCTCAACATACTTTATGAAAATATGGATCATCATAATTAATCCATTTAAAAAGAACTCAATAATCTagaataaaacaatattaaaatttGGGATATAATTGGTATTGTGTGAAAAATACTGCATATCGCTATACATGCAATAAATTGCAATTTAAAATATAACTATTTCATAGAGATACATAGTGATAGAAAAGTTATGGGTGGTCTTTATGAAGACATTAAAAGGTTAGTAAAAGATCATGTAATTACACATAAAAGATTAGTGTTGTAAATTTAATACAATACCTAAGGAATGTTTTGAATACCAACAACAAAGTATGATAAGTAATATGTTGACATTTCAAGATACTAATGGTGGAGTTCAAACAAAGCACAAACACATGAACTGCATCACTTTTGTATCAAGTATTGAGTCAATGAGCAAGTTCATCAATATGCTCATGTGTTTGTGCTTTGTTTGAACTCCACCATTAGTATAAATTACTAATCATAGAAGTAACACAAGTCTCCTCTTCTTCACAAATCCAACCTATTTCCAAAGACATAACTAATGTAGGCAATCCTAATATTTTTGGTGATGAATTCAATGGTACTTCTAGTAATGATGAATTGATCCAACCCGATGAATTGATCCAACCCaaccaattgattttgatattttagacatgttttgatgttttggagttttatgttttgatgatttggaGTTTTAACTCTTAGATGCCACTTATTGACTCAAAAACTTTCTTTAAATCTAGTATTTAATATATACTTCCTATATTTTAAATTTTACAGACTTGTAGTttatgtagtgtcaaaaattgtgtGCCCTCTTTGCAATTCATGTACTATAAATTGATCTTATTTTAATGTCCCCTCCTATAGCACATTTTAGATTCCACTTATAAATTTACCTTAGCCTTTTCCCTAGTTCAAAGTACCAAATATGATGTTCCATTTTTTTCTATGTGATTTTATAATTTTTCAAATGTAACTAACCTTTTTTCTTGTTTATTCTCAATATTTTCATTTTTGACAAGTTTGGGACTCTAACACAACTACAATGACATCAACATGACTATTATAGCATCCCTAGCTTCTTAAAATCTATGTTCATACTTTAAACCTACCTTTTACCAATTTTAATCAATAAAATACCCTAAACCTGTTATTTTTTAGTGTTTTCTCCAATGAATCTCTTTTTCTCTGCTTTAAAATCCTTTAGGATAATATTTGCCTCCCTTAACAATGATTCTTCTCACTTTCCAAAGAGATATCTCTATTTctctttgtagacacctaaaaatggtcaatgcttgcggagtcatactttaatatttgcgcattgccttattttagggtttttgcatcgcattaacatttcttctatgtcacgcacttggtctttatcatttgcgagcatcgagtctttcttctacattcttcagttgtctcactttcgaaattggtcttgtcgacaacaatcttcagtcatgattttggtcaatcttatcctgtcgcattaatgtgcgtgctaatttgtcatcattttggacatcgtcaaccctaattagggttttgtcctcttgtctttcttgtcattttgcgatcgatttgtcatcgatcgttatcattttcaatattgtcgttttgcgttatcattttcaatcttgtcattttgcgatcaatttgtcatcgatcgtcatccttctcaatcgtgtcaatttggatcaatttgtcattgttccttggcgcatttatcaatcaaatcatttgtcaattcaaaatcatgaatgaatcaacatcaaatcaattttatatcaagacctaattgtcgtccttgcattcctaatttatcttctagaaaccttgtttgtcattttctctccattttcttcctctaggttaaataatttatttatttatcctaagtcttcgtgtcacaattaaatgtttaatttaattggttaactaattattcctctttttgtgaattaattaataaatgacaaattattaattgatttacctaatttctcctaactcctaatttcctaatttttcatcaatttctaaattccctctttgtgaattaattaataaatgaaaaattattaattaattcactaaattcctaatttcttcatttctaattttctaatttcctaattttcctaattttcctaaattcctaatttccacctattttctaatttgtcaaatttaatttccacctagttaatttctctctagttctccctatttttgtgctttggtggaagcatgaatttctcatgcgtcatacttttggcatagcaagatgtcataagcctcttgtcctctaacctttgcattggcaatatgtcataattcatgacatagaaggtgtcataaccgtcttctttccactcatttttcccattttgaaatcaattgcctctaatatcaatttcatgctaatcttgtcttttctccaatttatctataaattggatgaatttcttcaatcacaggatctaataatcactttgtcgaatcaatcacgctttgagtactcttgcgctaattgtcaatcttgctttcacattaggtttatgcacttgaaggtgagatccacaaacaaaagctacttgaagaagaaagaaggacaatggagccacatgaaggagatattcagatctgcatttggtttgcttagcttttaatcttgaatattttgctttcatgtctttattgagtgtgtttaggattgatcattgcatttgagctttcgtgattgagctagattagtattttgatttacttgtgatgatttccgatttcctatgctacactcTTAATCATTTGTCCATTTTCTTAGCTacaacaattttattttcttgagaattttcatATTTTACATCCACTCCTCCAAAAGATCTCATTCTTCCTTACTCTCCCAAAGGAGAGACTCATCGGAGATCTAGATTGATCATCATGAAAATTTTTATCTTATTGCAAGTTTGTGTCTCCATTTTTATTGCAACACTTAAAGTTGTGAGATTGTGAGCAAAATCCTTATTCATTAAGATACCTAGTCCTCTCTATTTGGGTAAGAATTAGTTTTTCAATTTAtgcttatttttttaatttgtaacattcttatttatcataaaatttatttaaactatttTAATATCCTATAATTTTATTCACAATATTATGTTAAAATAAACTATTCTTCATTTCTATTTTATATTTAGAATAGAGGTCGTGGGTAGTTGCTCCTCTCATTCCTTGAATGGACTTCCCCCTTCGCCCTTTTTGAAGGGTAATAGTGTCATAGTTGCTCTCTTTTGATATCTGCCATTTTCCTTTCACTTCCTCTTCATTGAAGGATTCTCCCCCCTTAAGTCAAAATCTTCATTAAGCGAGATCCTCTCTTCTAGGTGTCtcattcttcttaaaattaataaataatatacaaGGATTTCCTTTGATTCAAGggatatttcatttttattttataaatatattcTTTTTACTTAGTATAAAAAATTATTTGACAATTTTTTCCATTTCTATTTACCTAGTATTTCCATAATCGACACTAAATTAAGTTGTTCACTTTATTTATTTCCTCACAAAATGTACAAATCTTTTATTATTGTTACTGTATTctaaatcattattttattttttatattaatcacATCTAAGATGTATGCAAATACATATAAAAAATCTCTTAAATGACTCTGAAGGTTTAAAAAACCCAAATCCCCGCTTTACCACCTTCACAAGCATGTATTCAAACTTACAATTTTTCTTGTCGGGTGGAAATAGTCTTTTAGCTAAGATCACCTTTCAATGGATTCAACATTTCATTTGGTGACTTTGTATTCCTAACCCTCTCTTCACCATGTTAGTGATTTCCTCTATTTTTTTATATGTTCTAATGTGTATCAATGTTTATTTCTATTTTATAGATCAATGTCAATTATACTAACATTTTTTAATTTCTATGCACATAAGACTAAAGTGTTACAAAAATGAGGTCTTCACAAATGCACTAGAACCCCTACATTTTTAACCAACTGTTGAACACAATTTCATGGTTTTTGTCCCTATTTATGCTATTATCATATTACTTTGTGTAATCTAATTCAATCCCCAAAACATTTCTCTTTTGAAAGCTATTACAATAAACTATATTATAAACTACTTTTATAAAAGAAAGTAATTTGATTGTCAATCTATTAATACACATtgaaaagattaaaaattaatCCTCTTATTAAAATGTAACTTAAATATCTTCTTTCAATTTATATTTAGGAAACTCAAATACCTTAAATTGAAATAAATATAACTAAAATTTACATTTAtattctttcaacatcataattttttcataaaatattatgaattaataaatttaatataatgaaTTTCTAATCAAAGTTAAATGCAAACAAAATATTATAACATAGataaaaatcattttcatttatcTTTTAACATTTGAGAAATGATATTATCAAATTTGAACTACAATAAATATTTGAtttgtaaattataaataaattataattatttttatatgtatcaaaaaaattacttttatatagaccaaaaaaattatttttatatatttttatattatataaaaattaaatagcTGAAATCAAccatttcaataaaaaaaattgaaatattgagCCATATAAATAACTTGATATAAAAATAAATCCATAACAATAGTAATAATAAATGTAGATTGCTATTAATCATTTCATAACACAACTTTGAGTAGGGTAAGCACCCTAATTTTGATCCAAGAAACTATCATGTTTTCCTATGTAGGTTTGTCATCGTCTTTATTTCACATGCAATGGGAAAAAAAATCATTTATCTTTCATCAAAAGTATGTTCAAATATATTATTTGATTATGTAAATATtatcaatgtattttttttaataatttaattagtatagattaaaaaaatattttcaatgatCATTATACATTTAAAACACATAAATTGTTTGTATATACAATAAAATTTAATAAAGGTTTATAAAATATCTATTACACTTAAAATTATTTTGAATAAGTTTATAATAATCTTCTATAATCATATTTATCATATCTAAATTTTactttttaaattttccttttcctttttactTAATTTTTCTACATATTTTTAATCTATAAATTTAAAATACTATTAGAACAATATTGATTTGAAAATATTATTTCATatgtaattttatattttaataattcagtaatattattaaaaaaatgtattaaattgattttaattgataaaaaaaattaaaaattactttTAAAATATCTATTATAATTATAACTAAAATTATTTTATATtccaaaataaatttaatcaaaataaattaaatgtttCATCTAACTATAAACTAAACTTTGAAATATCAAATATAAAAAAGTAAAACATACCAAAATATACATAAGATAATTAAAACTTATACTTCAATTGAACATTTTGATTTgaaaaacaatattaaaataataacaaaacacccaaaaataagtaaataaataacctTAATAGCATATAGATAGagcaaacattaaaaaattatcACCAATCAAAAGCACATAGCTAAATCTATCTTTAATATTAAATCACGTCGGAAGATTACGCTTTTATGGATAATTTTAGCATTTCCAATGAGATTCAACATCAACTTCGAACTAACatcatcatctttcttagttcgAAACCAAATAATGATAAAAAATCGTCACAAGCTTGTATTTAGCAACTAAACCCGGTATTTTGATAACCTTAATACAAATATCCTAACAATCTTAATACAAATATGAAATATCCTAAGAATCTTAATACAAATATCCTAATCCTACAAAGTTAGGACAGGGCGGAAAGACCTGCACTTTTCCTTCCCGGAGGACAAATTTAGGTTTGTATAAGGAAAAACAAATTGACATGGTGCCAGTAAGAATCAGATAATCTAAAACAGAAgcttgaaaaaatcaaaataccTTTCATATgactattatttctttcttattaACATTTTCATTGCCATGATGAATGAAGCATTCGACCTAATGACGGATAAAAGCAAATATAATTTGCTAGATTTTTGTAGAAGAAAAATAACCTCCTACACTAAGCCAGCAGACAAGCTAGTCTTGATCTTCCTAAAACAAACCCACTAGAGAATAGCCATGGATGTGCTTTTGTTCACTAAAATGTAGCTAAAGAATTTATCTCTTCTATTTGCATTGTAGTTGAACAAGTTGCATATTCCACTAGGCCTTAATCCCGCTTGCTTCTATCTATGTggaaaatgaatttaaaaatttcAAAGATTTCTTGATGGAGATTATAAAAATTTTCCATCCACCCATGACATACTGAACTCCACAGGCATTAGATAAAAACGGAATAATAACATCCCTTACAGAACAACAGCGCCTCACATAAGCAGCAAGCATCTTGATAGTCTACTGCTCTTGGAGTGAGTATTAGCTTGAAAAAGTAAAGAACAGAACGTACCAACTGTTTAAAAGCTTGGCAAACAAGAAGTCGGAGAGATAAAGTGATTATCTCACATTCCCTTCTAATGGGGGTGACTATAGATGTTGAAGCACCAATCGCAACGAATCTTAAGGAGCCGCTTTGCAGAAATTTAAGATGAGGCATAACATTTAGACCAGCATTTAGCCTAGGATACCTAACATAAAATTAATTAAGATAAATATGCTATATTTTATATAATGCTATACTGGTTAACCTATATTACAATGGCAAAATATCATAACAGTAAAAGAGAAGTTAAAGGCACTCACAGGGAGCTTAAGTAAAAAGCCAACACATTATTTTACTTGAGGCATCCAATGTTTCAATAAACTAACGCCGTGCAGGCTGCTTAGGCTATTACCTCAAAAGGTTGTCCAAAAAATAAAACTTCAAGCCGAAACACAAAGTTTTCTACTCTGTTACATAAATACATCTGGTAAACACCTTAAATCTCACAGACTCTGTGAAGTACGTTGGTGACGACAGTTTCAgtatttcttctttaccaaaaaAAAAAGTGGAGGTTACACCCCACGGGGATGCTGAAGCACATTTTCAATATTCTGGTTATTGGACTTTCTTTTGGGGGTTAAAGCATGTTTTCGTAAATATTACTGGACAGGGTTTCTGAAATTTTAGCCATTACGTAATACAAGAGACTAAAGAACAAATCCACGGCAAACCCTGTAGGGCAAAACGAAAAACTGAGCATTCATtcgtgaatttttttttaaaatgatatagTTGACGAAGGCTATAATATCTAACGATGGAGACCGCACCTCGACTTAAAAAACCCTAAGCAAGCGGTCAAGAATAAGATCCATAATAACAAAATCGTAGCTCATAAAGTGAGAGAACGAACTGTAGCACAAGGGTGAAAAAATGTAGAAAGGTACATACCTTTCAGAGCGAATGTCATCTCGCATTCTCGCTCGAAGAAGACCCTCAGTCGTGGACAAAATTAACGATAACATGGATGCTGATGAAAAACAACGATCTTGACGCCCTAAACTCCTGGAACTGAAACT is part of the Cryptomeria japonica chromosome 10, Sugi_1.0, whole genome shotgun sequence genome and harbors:
- the LOC131859063 gene encoding photosystem I P700 chlorophyll a apoprotein A2-like — its product is MASRFPKFNQGLAQDPTTRHIWFGIAIAHDFESHDDIAEERLYQKIFASHFGQLAIIFLWTSGNLFHVAWQGNFEAWVRDPLHVRPIAHAIWDPHFGQPAVEAFTRGGAPGPVNIAYSGVYQWWYTIGLRTNEDLYTGALFLLFLSALFLTAGWLHLQPQWKPSVSWFKNAESRLNHHLSGLFGVNSLAWMGHLVHVTIPESREHIRWDNFLDVLPHPEGLEPLFTGQWNLYAQNPDSSSHLFGTTKGARTAILTLLGGFHPQTQSLWLIDIAHHHLAIAFVFFIASHMYRTNFGIGHSIKDILEVHVPPKGLLGRGHKALYNTINNSLHFQLGLALASLGVVTSLVAQHMYSLPVISISSIHVMRS